From Hemiscyllium ocellatum isolate sHemOce1 unplaced genomic scaffold, sHemOce1.pat.X.cur. scaffold_2114_pat_ctg1, whole genome shotgun sequence, a single genomic window includes:
- the LOC132811107 gene encoding zinc finger protein 664-like: MWSLKLLYGLERGIPSSEGKYMRLIVAEASDMEKPWKCDNCGKGFRTPSDLEIHQRVHMGERPFSCPKCGKGFTQVPALLRHQRIHTGERPFSCPECGKAFSNSSTLQTHRRVHTGEGPFSCPECGKAFSYSYHLLRHQRVHTGERPFSCPECGKAFSNSSTLLTHRRVHTGEGPFSCPECGKAFTRSSNLRNHQRLHVPSQGD, encoded by the coding sequence ATGTGGAGCCTGAAACTGTTAtacggcctggaaagaggaattcccaGCAGTGAGGGTAAGTACATGCGTTTGATTGTAGCTGAAGCTTCGgacatggagaaaccgtggaagtgtgataactgtgggaaaggcttccgtacTCCGTCTGACCTGGAGATTCATCAGCgcgtccacatgggggagaggccgttctcctgtcctaagtgcgggaagggctttacccaggtcCCTGCCCTGCTtaggcaccagcggatccacacgggggagaggcctttcagttgccccgagtgtgggaaggccttcagcaattcctccaccttGCAGACCCACCGACGAGTCCATACGGGAGAAgggcccttcagctgtcccgagtgtgggaaggccttcagctattcctaccacctgctgaggcaccagcgggtccacacgggggagaggcctttcagctgccccgagtgcgggaaggccttcagcaattcctccaccttgctgacccaccggcgagtCCATACGGGAGAAGggcccttcagctgtcctgagtgtgggaaggccttcacccgCTCCTCCAACCTCCGGAACCACCAGCGACTTCATGTGCCATCGCAGGGAGACTGA